GATGGGACGAAACAAGAGAGAGATAGTCATCACGCCTCTTGGAAAATCGGCAGGGGAGAAATATGGTAGAGAATATTATGTCGAAGACTGGAAAAAGAAAGGACGCGAAATAAAAGCACGGGCTATGGTGAAAGAACGGGACATCTATCGTCAAACGTACTGCGGATGCAAGTACTCGATACGTGTCCAGAGAGAGGAATAAGAAAAAATAACGAGAAATGAAAAAAGAATCTTCAAAGAATTTTTAGGAAACCATTGGGCGAAACTGCTTCGGACGGGTTTATCTAAAATTTTTTGAAGATTCTTTTTATTCTATATAAGTAAAATACTATGGATTTTGTTTTTGTTGCGAAGTACGATGAGACAGGATAAGATAGGAATACATTTATTGATAAATATTATGACACAGAGTGAAGCGCTGGCTCTCCTCAAAACAGGAGCAAATGTCTTCCTTACGGGTGAGGCGGGATCAGGAAAGACCTATACTATCAATCAATATACCGACTATCTTCGTTCTCATGAGATCGATTTTGCTGTGACGGCTTCGACAGGTATCGCTGCGACACATATCCATGGTATGACGATACATTCGTGGAGTGGTATCGGTGTCCATCAAGAAGCGGACGAAGATGAACTCAAACACATTGCAGAGAATCGCTATGTCGCGAAACGTATCAAAAGAGCCAAGGTACTCATCATTGATGAGGTATCGATGCTTGATGGAAAAGTTTTGACACTCGTCGAACGGGTGTGTCGCAAGGCGCGAAAACTACGATTGCCGTTTGGAGGACTGCAGGTGGTGCTTGTGGGAGATTTTTTTCAGTTGCCACCAATAGCTAAAAAAGAAACAGCAATAGAATTTGCTTTTGATTCAGATGCATGGCAGGGATCGATGCCAATCGTGTGTTATCTCACGGAACAACACCGTCAGGAAGATAGTAAATTTTTGGATATTCTTTCGGCTATTCGGAATAATACGTTTGATGAAATGCACTTTGAAAGTTTGAGCGAACGGATTATATCACACGAAGAATTGCCGGACGATATGACGCGTCTGTTTTCTCATAATACCAATGTCGATACGATCAATACGAAAGAATTGCAAAAACTCCCAGGGAAAACAAAACTCTTTGTGATGGCAGCACGTGGCCCAGAAACACTGACCGATGCACTCATCCGCGGGTGTCTCTCTCCGGAACGTCTCGAACTCAAAGAGGGAGCAGCGGTGATGTTTACCAAGAACAATGCGAATCAGGGTTTCGTCAACGGAACACTCGGTACCGTCATCGGGTTTGATACGACAACTCATTATCCGATTGTGAGAACATCGAGCGGGACACATATCGAGACAGAGCCAATGGAGTGGACGATTGCAGAGGGGGATGAAATATTTGCCAAGATCACTCAGATACCACTCCGTCTCGCCTGGGCAATGACGATTCACAAGAGCCAGGGAGTGAGTCTTGATGCTGCAGTAATCGACCTCTCACAAACGTTCGAATATGGTCAGGGATATGTTGCTCTGTCACGAGTACGTACACTCTCAGGTATCCATCTCCTCGGTGTGAACGCACGAGCGTTTCAGGTCCATCCACTCGTTTCTGAAAAAGATGAACAATTTCGTCGTACTTCTGAGACTGCGAGAGAAGAATATCGACAATTTTCGAAAGAGAGAGTCGAAGAAATGGAAAAGAATTTTATTGTGTTGTGCGAAGGAAAACATCAGATCAAAAAACAGAAGAGTGTGAAGAAAAAAAAGACAGTATCAGTCGGAAAATCATTGGAGGAAATCCGCGAGAAACATCCGAAAGCATACGCGAAATGGACCACTGAGGAAGATGAAAAACTACGAAAATTATGGAACAAAGGAACGCAAGTCCTCGCACTCACCGAGGTATTTGGCCGTAAAAAAGGAGCTATCACATCACGTCTCAAAAAATTATTGCTTCTCCACTAGAGAACGGATGAAAAAGAATAGTTTTTTCTACTTTTCTCTCAATACCCAAAAGAATATTTTGTTGGTTGCTCCACTTGTTTGAGACGGCTTTCTTTCTTCTAAAAATTTCCTATGGATGCCGTAGAGTGAGGGAATATTTTTAGCAAAGAAAGAAGGCTTTCGAGGCTGGAGCAGAAACAAAAGATTGCTTTTGGGTGGTGAGAGAAACTGTACTTCTTAAAAGGAATGGAAGTTTTTTATTGACAAGAAAGAGAGATACCTCTATGCTACATCGTCGTTGAGAATTGCTTCTCTACGAATATTTATGCAACTTTCCAAGGAGTAAAGAATGAGCAATGTCAAAACTACGGCAAATCAACCGGTTCAGTGGTTTGTTGAATGTGATACTTTCACGAATGAAAGTATCGAACGGGAACTCTCAGCACGAGGACTCGAGAGTGATGCTATTAGTGCGCATTTTGATGCGCTGGGCAATGATGGGAAATTGCACAATGTGCTCGGTATCCCATCGACGTTTATCAAAATGTTGAAAGGAGCAAGGGTAAACGATACCCGATTCCAATTTCGTTTTTGGAAACGCAATGGTACGAAAGGAGTACTTTTTCCTGCCGACTTTGTCGAAAAGAAACCGCTCAGTCAGACAGCAGAAGTGAAGCGTGTCATCGCCAGGATCGGTGCCTTGAAAGACAAGAAAAAATGAGAATGAGGAAAGAGAAATTTCTTCCCCGGTGAGGGTATCAATGATACTCTCACTTTTTCTTTTTCTGGCTTATTGTTAGCAAAAAAAGTCATCCTATGATATTCTAGAATGACTTTTATAGAGAAAAGAAGTATGAATAAAAAAGGAAAACCACTATCTGTTTGGAGCGTTCTCCGGTCGTATGCTTTCTCGGTCCGCCGATACAAATGGTCTGCGGTGAGTGTGTTTGTGGTGTATGGATTGGCATCGGTAGTGAGTGGCATACTCTCCCCACTTGTGTATAGACGTATTATTGATACACTTTCTGGTGCCACAGATCGAATATTAGTATCGGAAATCCTCTTTCAGAGTTTATGGATGCTTATTGGTGTTATCGTTTCCTATCAATTCTTCTATCGAGCAGGAGATTTCATTATCACTTTTGTCGAAAGCAAGACGATAGAAGACCTGAACAATCGAGCCTTCCAGTCTTTTATGCGTCAGGGACACACATTCTTCATCGACCGTTTCTCAGGAAGTCTCGTGGCACAAGCGAGAAGGTATGCTCGTATTTTCGAAGATGTTGCTGATCAACTCGTGTTCAATTTTTGGATGCCATTTGTTCATCTGACAGGTGTTATTGTTACGCTCTTTTTTATTGAATCAAAAGTTGCTGTTATTTTCCTTGTTTGGATTCCGATTTACATCACTATTGCTATTTGGATTACCAAAAAGAAATTGCCGTATGATACCAGAAGTGCTGAGCAAGACTCTCTTTTGACAGCCAAACTCTCTGACGCACTTTCAAATATTTTTGCTGTCAAAACATTTGCTTCTGAAGAACATGAAACAGACGTATTCTCGCTCACTGCAAAAAGCGATGAGCAGGCACGACTCAAGTCCTGGCGTTTCAATAATGTTCTGATCGCCATTCAGACGATTATGTTTAGCATACTCGAAATCATGGCTATGTACGTCGTGCTCAAAATGTGGATTGTGGGAAGTGTGAGTACGGGAACGGTTGTCTTGGTGCAGGTCTATATTGGATCGATTTTTAGTGAATTGTTTGGACTTGGGCGTGCTTTCGGGAGATTGATGAAAAATGTTGCCGATGCCTCTGAAATGATTGAGACACTCGAACGTACAGACGGAGAAGTTTTGGAAATGGAAGATACTTTGGACAATACAACAGTTCTTTCTTCTGGCGGAATTACCTTTGATCATATTGTCTTTCGTTATTCCGCAAATAATGCGGTTTTCGATGATTTCTCTCTCGCTATCCGTCCTGGTGAGAAAGTGGGGCTTGTAGGTGCTTCTGGATCAGGCAAGAGTACACTTACCAAATTGTTACTCGGATTTATTGTCCCAGAATCAGGGACGATTTCGGTCGGTGGACAGAATGTCTCACCACTTTCTCTCCAATCACTTCGTCGTCTCATCGCGTATGTTCCTCAGGATACCGCACTCTTTCATCGAACGATTGCCGAGAACATTTCATACGGCAAAAAGGATGCTTCACGAAGTGAGATTGAGGCAGTGGCCAAGAAGGCTCATGCTCATGATTTCATCACAGCTCTTCCTCTGGGATACGACACCTTGGTCGGAGAGCGCGGAGTAAAACTTTCTGGAGGGGAGCGTCAGCGCGTGGCTATCGCTCGGGCACTTCTCAAAGATGCTCCGATACTCGTACTTGATGAAGCAACGAGTGCTCTCGATACGACGAGCGAGCACCATATTCAAGAAGCACTCCACGAATTGATGCAGGGGAGGACGACGCTCGTAATCGCTCATCGACTGAGTACCGTACGGGAGATGGATCGTATTATCGTTCTTGAGAATGGGAAACTGGCTGAATCAGGATCACATACAGAACTGATTACACAGGGAGGTATCTATGCTGGTTTCTGGAATCGTCAGACAGCCTCATTCGGCGATGTGTTACTTGTTGATGAGGAAGAAGAGAAATAAGATGCTGATGATATGGTATACTGGGAGGGGTAATTCGTGGAGAATATACATATCTTATGAACAATAAAACACTCGTTGAATACGTTGCAGGGAGACTCCGTACCGGTATCACTCGAGTAACTCTTGAAGAAGAATTGCGTACTGTCGGATGGTCAGAAGAAGAAGTCGAGGATGCATATCGATCAGGATTGATTGACTGTGGATTGCCAATTCCGGATGAGAAAAATCGTGCCGTACTTTCTCGTACATCTTCTACCGTAGATATCGTGATCAACTTTTTCTCGTTTATCCTCCTCGGTATTGTAGCAACCGCACTAGGAATATTGCTTTTTGGTGTTGTGAACAAATTTTTTCCTGACGTACTGGATACCGTGAATATGTATACAGAGGCTTCGACGTCGAGTGCTATTCATTATGCTATCGCTGCACTCATCATCGGTTTTCCTCTGTATTATTTTTCAATACGTTTGTGGTTCCGTACCTTCCGTGAAGATGAAGGACGGACAGAATCCAAACTTTCTCAGTGGTTGACGTATCTCGTATTACTCATTACCGCCGTGACGATTGTTGGAGACCTGATCACAGTCGTTTTTACTCTTCTACAAGGAGAAATTACGGTGCGATTTTTCCTCAAAGCACTCGTTATCCTGATGATTGTTGGTATTGTCTTCGGATTCTATTATTTGGAGCGTCGTAAAGTCCAATATCACGTTGATATTCCACGAACTCTTTTTCTCGTTTTCGGACGTATCGTGACAGGAATTCTTCTTCTTTCTATCGCACTTGGATTTTTTGCCTCTGGATCACCTACAACAGAACGACAACGAACTTTCGATCGTACTCGATCAGAACATCTGGAGACGCTTTCGGATTGCGTCACGAGTTACGCAAAGACATTTGGAAAACTTCCTGTATCGTTGGATGATATACGTTATACGAGTGAATTGAATTATTGTGGAAATTCGATGCAAGATCCCGAAACAGCTCTTCTGTATGAATACCGCGTGATCACTCCTTCGACTGAAGAAGGTTTGGTGCGTGTCGGAGAATTTGAATTGTGTGCTACTTTCGCATTAGACTTCATGGTGAGTACGGATTTGATACGCGTAGGGAACGAGTGGGCAGTACATCCTGCTGGAAGAAGTTGTGATATACGGAAAACACAACTTTCTGTTCCCGAAGGATCTATTCAAAAATCAGTTGATGAAGTTCCGTTGGATTTTATTCGATAAAAAGAAGATGAGAATTCTTTTTATAAGTGACTCTCGGTGTAGTATGCGAAAAGAAATACTGGAGAAAAAATTTCATTTACTCTATGACAATCAGTCAGACGCTCTTTTTCGATTTGTTTCATTTCGTGTGAATGATCGAGAAATGGCCCTTGATATTGTCCAGAATACTTTCCTCAAAATGTGGGAAGTATTGGAATCTGGACGCGCTATAGAGAATGAACGAGCATTTCTTTTTCGTATTGCTTCGAATCTTGTTATTGATTATTATCGGAAGTCCAAGGAATATTCGCTGGATAGTCTCGCTGAGGAAGGATTTGACGCTCCTTCTGATCCTGGTATTCCTATCGAAACACAGATCGATGCTGATGGAGCACTCGCTTGTTTGCAGTCTTTGTCAGAGAAATATCGAGAGCCGGTCTGGCTTCGCACGGTTGAGGATTGGTCAGTAAAGGATATTGCAGAGGTGCTCAATGAGACAGAGAATGTGGTATCGGTACGTATCCATCGTGGATTGAAGCTCTGGAGAAGTGAAATTGGTAAAAAAAACGGTAAGAAATCAGCTTCTGAAACGTCAAGAAAGTATGTATAAGAACAACCAACCAAAATATAGTCAGGGTGAGCGTGCAGTATTCGCTCGTTTTCGCGCCACACATCTTTCTTTAGGAGAGAAACGGGTGCTATGGAAGCATATTCGATATTCGATGCAAAACAGAAACAATCCATCTGTATATGAGTCAAGGAGTATTTTTCTTAATTTTTTCTCGTTTTTGACACATCGTTCATTTGCGATGCTTTCGTTGTCTCTCGTGATTATTCTTGGGAGTGGATTCGGTATCGCTCGTGCTTCTGAAAACGCTCTCCCTGGTCAGAGATTGTATTCGGTAAAAATAAATGTGAATGAGGCTTTTATAAGAAGTTTGAAGCGTTCTGATGATGATCGAGCAGAATGGGAGAGAGAATTAACGAGTCGGAGAATTACAGAAGCCGAGACACTTGCAGAAGAAGGGCATCTAGGAATTGAAGAAAAAGATGAAATAGAACGACATCTTTCAGAGAACCGCAAGGCATTAGAAGAGATTGAAGGTCGAACAGTGACCGATGAAGAATTTCTTCCACAGAACATTCAGTCTATGACGAAGAAAATCAATGTACGCGTCGAACACACTGAGGAAGAAACATTTATTCATATCGAAGAAAAATTTGAAACCGAAGAGGATGAAGAAAGAGAACAAGAACAGGGTTTTGTCGACGGAGAAGAATGGCACACATCCAATATCGAATCCACAGACAATGATGTGGAAATTCCTGAATCATTGGAACAAGAAAAAGTATTAGGAGAGGATGATAAGAACGAAGATCTAGAATCCAGAAAGTCTTCTTCAAAAAAGGAAGTAAAACAACAAGATACACAGGATTCCTCCTCTGACATACAGACTGATACAAAGAAAAAACAAGAAACTACTCAAAGTAAACAATCCTCGTCTTCACAAGAAGATAATCAAGACGATAGAGAAGAGGAGAAACAGAATGTAGAAGATGAGTCAAGCGTCGACACATCAGACGATGAAGATTTGGAAGAGTAAAAATATTTTTGCTTTCTTATTGTTTTTTCTCGAGAAACATGTATGCTGGCAGTGGTAAAGTATTTCTATCAAGGTCAGTTTTTTAACATTTTATGACTGTAAAAGGAGTTTATCGTGAACAAAACAACTATTCGAAGCGTACGGAAACCCGTTATTCCCGTTGTGAGGAAAGCTGTCCCCAAAGAGCCTTCACCATTGGTGAAAAAACTCTTGGGAAACGCAAGCCGTTTCGGCCCCAAGAAATTATTCGTCTTGGATACGAATGTACTCATGCATGATCCGATGAGCCTGTTTCGTTTCGAGGAGCACGATGTGTATATCCCGATGATGACTCTCGAAGAACTCGATGGTCACAAGAGGGGACAATCCGAAGTGGCTCGGAGTGCGAGGCAAGTCAGTCGGACGCTTGACGAGCTTGTTTCTGGAAGCAAGACAAACATCAAGGAAGGTGTTGATCTGCAGGAAAAATCTCAGGGTCAGGCGACTGGTCGTCTTTTTTTTCAGACAGAAGCTCTCGGCGATGCATTGCCAGATTTCTTACCGAAGGCCAAAGCCGATAATCAAATCATCGGCGTCCTCATTGCACTCAAAAAGTGTTATCCGAACCGCGAAGTGATATTGGTATCCAAGGATATCAATATGCGCATCAAAGCCAATGCTATCGGTCAGGTGGCACAGGACTATTTCAGTGACAAGGTCCTGGAAGATACGGATCTCCTCTATTCCGGCACCACAGAGCTTCCGGAAAATTTCTGGGGAAAAAATACAGAAACCTGGAAGGCTGGCGGACATGATTTTTATCGAGTGCGGGGAAAATTGTGTTCTCAACTGTTTGTCAACGAGTTCGTATGGCAAGATGGTGATCATCCGTTTCGTGCGATCGTACACGAGCGTGCTGGTCAGATGGCGATACTTCGGACATTCAAAGATTATGTCCATCAGAAGAATGCCGTATGGAGTATCACAGCTCGCAATCGTGAACAGAGTTTTGCTTTGTGTCTGCTCATGGATCCGGAGATTGATTTCGTGTCTCTCTCAGGGCAGGCGGGTACCGGCAAGACACTCCTCACGCTTGCGGCGGCTTTGGAACAGACGCTCAACAAGAAACTGTACAGCGATATCATTTTCACACGGGTGACGATGCCTATTGGTGAAGACATCGGATTTCTCCCGGGCACAGAAGAAGAAAAGATGTTGCCATGGATGGGCGCGATGGAAGACAACCTCGATGTTCTTGGAGCGAATAACCCTCCAGAATTGCACAAGGAAGGGGAAAAGAAACACCCAGTTGATTGGAATCGTGTCGCTGGTTTGACCGATCTGATTCGTTCCCGTCTCAAAGTGAAGTCACTTAACTTTATGCGCGGGCGTACTTTCGTCAACAAGTTCATCATCATTGATGAAGCGCAGAACCTGACTCCTCATCAGATGAAAACCCTTATCACTCGTGCAGGACCAGGGACCAAGATAGTGTGTCTTGGCAATATCGCGCAGATCGATACGCCGTATCTGACAGAAGGGGGATCGGGATTGACGTATGTTGTCGATCGCTTCAAAGATTGGGAACACGGTGGGCACGTCACACTCCTCCGTGGCGAACGTTCACGACTTGCAGATCACGCAGCTGAAGTACTCTAACAGAGACAGAGTTCGAGAAACCGCACAGAAAGAATATTTCTTGTGCGGTTTTTTCTTTATCGTCTGTATGTTCTCTCCGTTTCTTCCTCATCTTCGTTCTTGGCAATCTCACGGAGCCTTGTTTTCTCTGCCTCTGGATCAGTAATAGCATTCATTATGGCGTCTTTTTCGAGCATGACATGAGGCACTACCCCGACAATTTCTTTGTATTTTGCTCTGAGTCTCTGTGATTCTTCCTCTGGTGTTTCGGAGGTGAAATTGAGTTCAAATTGTTTTGGCATAGAATATTTATGAAGGATTATACTATCAGTATACCAGTATCATTTGTTTTGTGAATATCATAAGAAGGATCTACTTTCAGAAGAACAAAAAAATGCTATACTAGAAAAGTAAAAAGTAAAAAAAATTATGAATACAAACACACGTTTCCTATCGTGGTTGACAGGTATATACGTCGTTCTTTTTTTGCTTCTCTCCATCAATCCAATTGATCGCACGACGTGGTTTGTCGAGAATCTGACGGTATGGATTATTCTCGCAGGAATACTCGGTCTCTTCTGGGGCGGGGTGCGTTTTTCACGCACTGCGTATGCGCTTATGTTCGTCCTCATTTATATGCATACTATTGGGGGGCATTATACTTTTGCCCTCGTTCCTTTTGATTGGGTCACTGATTTTTTTGGATTTACACGCAATCATTATGATCGTGTCGCTCATTTCACAGTCGGTTTCTATGCGTTCGCCATTGCAGAATATCTCTGGACCAAGAAACTTGTTGTAGGGAAATTCCTTTTGTTCACGTATCCTGTTTTTGTGATTGCGACACTTGCGATGAGTTATGAGCTTATTGAATGGATCTATGCTGCCACAGCCAATCCAGAAGCAGGGATGGCCTATCTCGGGAGTCAGGGAGACATCTGGGATGCTCAGAAAGATATGCTCGCAGATACTCTTGGTGCTCTTTCTGCAATGATGCTTTTTTTCTGGTCGAAGAATATCTGGAAGAAAAGAGAAAATATTTGAACATATGCGAGAAATAATTATGGGTACGGTGGCAGGCGTTATGCTGAGTATGCTGGGCGTCGTATTGTTTTATCTGTATGTATCAGATGATTCGTATCGTTTTGATACGCCCCAGAGCATTCCTTGTACCGAAGAAGTAATGCTTTGTGCAGATGGATCTTCTGTAAGTCGCACTGGCTTGCAATGTGAATTTGCACCATGTCCGACTTCTGTTCTACCAGATATTCGTAAAGAGGTTTTTGGAGCACCGCTTGATCAGGCAAGCGAGAGAATAATGAAGAAACCATTTGGCATCTTGATCGATTCGAAGACATCCCCGGTACAGCCCGAGCGATTTGGTGGCTATCATACGGGGACTGATTTTGAAACATTTCCGAATGAAAAATCTGTCGATGTTTCGGTGCGTGCGATATGTACAGGAGAGATAAATATGAAACGACAGGCTTCTGGATATGGGGGACTGGTTGTACAACAGTGTACTTTGGATGGAGAGGCAATATCGATTGTCTATGGTCACCTCGCTCTTAGGAGTGTGACAGCAGAGAAGGGTGATATTCTCATACAAGGAGATGTGATAGGAATCTTGGAGATGGCAGAGAGTATTGATACGGACGGTGAGCGCAAGCATCTTCATCTTGGAATATTCAGAGGTGATGCAATAAATATTCTTGGCTATGTTCCTTCACAGAAAGAACTTGACCAATGGATTGATCCCTGTATTCTCGTCTGTAAATAACAAAACAAAGTAAGAACACTTATGGCGACTCTTTTCATTGATGTTCGTACCAAGGAAGAATATAAGAAACGTCATGTGACGGGTGCGATGAATCTTCCTGTTGAGGAAATAATCGACGGAAAACTTGGCATGCTTCATGATATGAATCGTGACACAGTACTGTATCTTTATTGTCGGTCTGGCGGTCGCGCAGAAAAAGCGAAGGAAATTCTTTTTTCTCTTGGTTTTACAAATGTTTCCAATCTTGGTTGGCTTGAGAACGCAGAAAACTTTTCTCGTGAGCAATAAGTATTCCTTTGGTGATCTGGAGTTTGATGGCAAAACAACAGAATAATGTGGTATGATAGGAAGGTAAAAGAGAAAACTCTATCGAATATATGTATAAGCGTCGTCTTTTAGATGTAAAAAAATTGATTGATTTTTGGTCTATACCACATTTCCTTTTTGGTACGTTGCTTGCTCTTGCAACGATTACTTTCGTTCTCTCGATCGAATACATGTTTCTTGTTACACTATTCTTGGCTATTGTGTGGGAATTGATTGAGATGAAATGGAGACTCTGCGAAGCACCAGGCAATGGTTTTGTAGATGTTCTTCTCGCACTCGTAGGCTTTACAGTGACGTTTCTTCTGGTAAATCGCGTAGGGGTGAGTCCAGAGCGGTATGGTTCTCTTTTGATTTTCACAACTTTGCTCTTTTTGTGTTTGAATTTTTTCGCATGGCGAGCTCGCTTCGAACACGACAGAGAGTTTCAAGGGTAATTCATATAAAAAAAGAATATGGCAGAAGAACAAGATATTTGGGAAAGAAAAAAAGTATGTATCATCGATGATAACGAAGATATTCGTTCTATTTATCAGACGAAATTCAGCGCGGAAGGATTTGAAGTCTTTATGGCCGTGAATGGAGAAGAGGGATTGAAAGTTATCAACCAAGCAAAACCAGATATTATTCTTTTGGATATAGAAATGCCAATCATGAATGGAATAGAGGTTTTGAAAAAACTTCGCGAAGATACTGCGTTATCACGTATTCCAGTGATTATGCTTACCAATCAAGATAGTGAAGATTCTTTTCGTACCGTTGGAAAATTTGATACACAATTTTACATTATCAAATCTCTCGCTACTCCTCAGAAGGTAGTGAATATTGTCAGGGAAGTATTGCGTGCCAGAAGATAATTCACCGATAGCTTTCCTTATGATTCCCTGGAAAAAAGAATATTGTCTCGGTATTGAATCTATTGATACCCAGCACAAACAACTGATAGATATTATCAATGTTTTGTCTCAAAGGATTGCGAGTGGTATAGCCAAGCACGATGTTGAGATAGCTATCGTTGATATGGAACGCTATGTACAGACACATTTTCTTTTTGAAGAGAAATTTTTTACGGCTTGTCGTTACGAAAAGACATCAGAACATATCGCAGAGCACCATCTTTTTCTTGAAAAAACTCAAGAGTTTCGTACACGAGCTCTGACAGGAGATATCTCTCTTTCTCTCGAAATGCTTGGCTATCTCGAGGATTGGTTCTTGCATCATGTACTTGTCATCGATAGGCAGTACGTGGACGACTTCAAGAAGTTTGGCGTACAATAGATCATACAATAAAAATATTTGAGCACTATGCAAAAAAGTTATTTGCCAGTTTTGTTTTTTACACTTTTGATCGATATGATCGGCATTGGAATGATTATTCCTATCATACCGATTATTTTCACTGATCCATCATCGCCACATTTTCTTCTGGTTCATTATTCGACAGGGGAGCAGTATGTGTTCGCTGGTGCTGTGACGGCACTTTTTGGACTGATGCAATTTATCACCGCGCCACTTTTAGGAGAACTCTCTGATGTGTTCGGGAGGAAGCGACTTCTCACTATCGGAGTTGG
This DNA window, taken from Candidatus Moraniibacteriota bacterium, encodes the following:
- a CDS encoding PIF1 family DEAD/DEAH box helicase, whose translation is MTQSEALALLKTGANVFLTGEAGSGKTYTINQYTDYLRSHEIDFAVTASTGIAATHIHGMTIHSWSGIGVHQEADEDELKHIAENRYVAKRIKRAKVLIIDEVSMLDGKVLTLVERVCRKARKLRLPFGGLQVVLVGDFFQLPPIAKKETAIEFAFDSDAWQGSMPIVCYLTEQHRQEDSKFLDILSAIRNNTFDEMHFESLSERIISHEELPDDMTRLFSHNTNVDTINTKELQKLPGKTKLFVMAARGPETLTDALIRGCLSPERLELKEGAAVMFTKNNANQGFVNGTLGTVIGFDTTTHYPIVRTSSGTHIETEPMEWTIAEGDEIFAKITQIPLRLAWAMTIHKSQGVSLDAAVIDLSQTFEYGQGYVALSRVRTLSGIHLLGVNARAFQVHPLVSEKDEQFRRTSETAREEYRQFSKERVEEMEKNFIVLCEGKHQIKKQKSVKKKKTVSVGKSLEEIREKHPKAYAKWTTEEDEKLRKLWNKGTQVLALTEVFGRKKGAITSRLKKLLLLH
- a CDS encoding ABC transporter ATP-binding protein, translated to MNKKGKPLSVWSVLRSYAFSVRRYKWSAVSVFVVYGLASVVSGILSPLVYRRIIDTLSGATDRILVSEILFQSLWMLIGVIVSYQFFYRAGDFIITFVESKTIEDLNNRAFQSFMRQGHTFFIDRFSGSLVAQARRYARIFEDVADQLVFNFWMPFVHLTGVIVTLFFIESKVAVIFLVWIPIYITIAIWITKKKLPYDTRSAEQDSLLTAKLSDALSNIFAVKTFASEEHETDVFSLTAKSDEQARLKSWRFNNVLIAIQTIMFSILEIMAMYVVLKMWIVGSVSTGTVVLVQVYIGSIFSELFGLGRAFGRLMKNVADASEMIETLERTDGEVLEMEDTLDNTTVLSSGGITFDHIVFRYSANNAVFDDFSLAIRPGEKVGLVGASGSGKSTLTKLLLGFIVPESGTISVGGQNVSPLSLQSLRRLIAYVPQDTALFHRTIAENISYGKKDASRSEIEAVAKKAHAHDFITALPLGYDTLVGERGVKLSGGERQRVAIARALLKDAPILVLDEATSALDTTSEHHIQEALHELMQGRTTLVIAHRLSTVREMDRIIVLENGKLAESGSHTELITQGGIYAGFWNRQTASFGDVLLVDEEEEK
- a CDS encoding DUF5671 domain-containing protein: MNNKTLVEYVAGRLRTGITRVTLEEELRTVGWSEEEVEDAYRSGLIDCGLPIPDEKNRAVLSRTSSTVDIVINFFSFILLGIVATALGILLFGVVNKFFPDVLDTVNMYTEASTSSAIHYAIAALIIGFPLYYFSIRLWFRTFREDEGRTESKLSQWLTYLVLLITAVTIVGDLITVVFTLLQGEITVRFFLKALVILMIVGIVFGFYYLERRKVQYHVDIPRTLFLVFGRIVTGILLLSIALGFFASGSPTTERQRTFDRTRSEHLETLSDCVTSYAKTFGKLPVSLDDIRYTSELNYCGNSMQDPETALLYEYRVITPSTEEGLVRVGEFELCATFALDFMVSTDLIRVGNEWAVHPAGRSCDIRKTQLSVPEGSIQKSVDEVPLDFIR
- a CDS encoding RNA polymerase sigma factor, with product MRKEILEKKFHLLYDNQSDALFRFVSFRVNDREMALDIVQNTFLKMWEVLESGRAIENERAFLFRIASNLVIDYYRKSKEYSLDSLAEEGFDAPSDPGIPIETQIDADGALACLQSLSEKYREPVWLRTVEDWSVKDIAEVLNETENVVSVRIHRGLKLWRSEIGKKNGKKSASETSRKYV
- a CDS encoding PhoH family protein, which codes for MKKLLGNASRFGPKKLFVLDTNVLMHDPMSLFRFEEHDVYIPMMTLEELDGHKRGQSEVARSARQVSRTLDELVSGSKTNIKEGVDLQEKSQGQATGRLFFQTEALGDALPDFLPKAKADNQIIGVLIALKKCYPNREVILVSKDINMRIKANAIGQVAQDYFSDKVLEDTDLLYSGTTELPENFWGKNTETWKAGGHDFYRVRGKLCSQLFVNEFVWQDGDHPFRAIVHERAGQMAILRTFKDYVHQKNAVWSITARNREQSFALCLLMDPEIDFVSLSGQAGTGKTLLTLAAALEQTLNKKLYSDIIFTRVTMPIGEDIGFLPGTEEEKMLPWMGAMEDNLDVLGANNPPELHKEGEKKHPVDWNRVAGLTDLIRSRLKVKSLNFMRGRTFVNKFIIIDEAQNLTPHQMKTLITRAGPGTKIVCLGNIAQIDTPYLTEGGSGLTYVVDRFKDWEHGGHVTLLRGERSRLADHAAEVL
- a CDS encoding DUF2238 domain-containing protein produces the protein MNTNTRFLSWLTGIYVVLFLLLSINPIDRTTWFVENLTVWIILAGILGLFWGGVRFSRTAYALMFVLIYMHTIGGHYTFALVPFDWVTDFFGFTRNHYDRVAHFTVGFYAFAIAEYLWTKKLVVGKFLLFTYPVFVIATLAMSYELIEWIYAATANPEAGMAYLGSQGDIWDAQKDMLADTLGALSAMMLFFWSKNIWKKRENI
- a CDS encoding M23 family metallopeptidase — translated: MREIIMGTVAGVMLSMLGVVLFYLYVSDDSYRFDTPQSIPCTEEVMLCADGSSVSRTGLQCEFAPCPTSVLPDIRKEVFGAPLDQASERIMKKPFGILIDSKTSPVQPERFGGYHTGTDFETFPNEKSVDVSVRAICTGEINMKRQASGYGGLVVQQCTLDGEAISIVYGHLALRSVTAEKGDILIQGDVIGILEMAESIDTDGERKHLHLGIFRGDAINILGYVPSQKELDQWIDPCILVCK
- a CDS encoding rhodanese-like domain-containing protein, with amino-acid sequence MATLFIDVRTKEEYKKRHVTGAMNLPVEEIIDGKLGMLHDMNRDTVLYLYCRSGGRAEKAKEILFSLGFTNVSNLGWLENAENFSREQ
- a CDS encoding response regulator, which translates into the protein MAEEQDIWERKKVCIIDDNEDIRSIYQTKFSAEGFEVFMAVNGEEGLKVINQAKPDIILLDIEMPIMNGIEVLKKLREDTALSRIPVIMLTNQDSEDSFRTVGKFDTQFYIIKSLATPQKVVNIVREVLRARR